The Bacillus alveayuensis genome window below encodes:
- a CDS encoding hypothetical protein (product_source=Hypo-rule applied), which yields LRNNVRNFVEKYFFDTPETATTVDISTFIEGGINI from the coding sequence TTAAGAAATAATGTTAGGAATTTTGTCGAAAAATATTTTTTTGACACCCCTGAAACGGCTACAACCGTTGATATATCAACATTTATAGAGGGAGGGATTAATATTTGA
- a CDS encoding hypothetical protein (product_source=Hypo-rule applied; superfamily=46934) encodes MTQNSQYQTLYNKFVTSGLPTKYSLEEMKETFLSAYKEKEIPLPEFFKLDPNIEDRKKI; translated from the coding sequence TTGACTCAGAATAGCCAATACCAGACTTTGTACAACAAGTTTGTCACGAGTGGGTTACCAACAAAGTATTCTTTAGAAGAAATGAAAGAAACTTTTCTATCCGCTTATAAAGAAAAGGAAATTCCACTTCCTGAGTTCTTCAAACTAGACCCGAATATCGAAGATAGGAAGAAGATTTAG